One Festucalex cinctus isolate MCC-2025b chromosome 3, RoL_Fcin_1.0, whole genome shotgun sequence DNA window includes the following coding sequences:
- the scamp2 gene encoding secretory carrier-associated membrane protein 2 isoform X2: MSAFDDNPFAESAGVNPFNDPAVTQVTNSNIEPVDQYNPFPATNLASQTTPASTSSYQPAVLQPSSEPSPQATATAAQANLLRQQEELERKAAELDRREQELQSRGPSGKENNWPPLPKSFPIKPCFYQDFSEEIPTEYQRVCKMMYYLWMFNCVTLFLNMLACLAYFTTASAYGVDFGLSILWLILFAPCSFLCWYRPVYKAFKTDSSFSFFFFFFVFFCQVVIFIIQSVGIPKWGNSGWIAAFSVINSSKAVGAIMIIVAILFTICAVMSVVLLKMVHGMYRRTGASFHKAQQEFSQGIFTNKTFQSAAAGAASSAAQGAFQANN, translated from the exons ATGTCGGCGTTTGATGACAACCCCTTCGCCGAGTCGGCCGGCGTCAACCCTTTCAAT GACCCGGCGGTCACACAGGTGACAAACTCCAACATCGAGCCTGTTGACCAGTACAACCCTTTCCCTGCCACA aatCTGGCTAGTCAGACCACTCcagcctccacctcctcctacCAACCTGCAGTACTGCAGCCATCCTCAGAGCCCAGTCCACAG gcGACCGCCACTGCAGCACAGGCCAACCTGCTGAGGCAGCAGGAGGAGCTGGAGAGGAAAGCTGCCGAGCTGGACCGCAGAGAGCAGGAGCTCCAGAGCCGAGGCCCCTCAG GTAAAGAAAACAACTGGCCTCCGCTCCCCAAGAGTTTCCCTATCAAGCCGTGCTTCTATCAGGACTTTTCAGAGGAGATCCCCACCGAGTACCAGCGAGTGTGCAAGATGATGTACTACCTTTGGATGT TCAACTGCGTGACGCTGTTCCTCAACATGCTGGCGTGTTTGGCCTACTTCACCACGGCGTCTGCCTACGGCGTCGACTTTGGCCTCTCCATCCTCTGGCTCATCCTCTTCGCGCCCTGCTCATTCCTCTGCTGGTACCGGCCCGTCTACAAGGCCTTCAA GACCGACAGCTCcttcagcttcttcttcttcttctttgtcttcttctGCCAAGTGGTCATCTTCATCATCCAGTCGGTGGGCATCCCCAAGTGGGGCAACAG CGGTTGGATCGCCGCCTTTTCCGTCATCAACTCGTCGAAAGCGGTTGGCGCCATCATGATCATCGTGGCCATCCTCTTCACCATCTGCGCCGTCATGTCCGTCGTTCTGCTCAAGATG GTTCACGGCATGTACCGCCGAACTGGCGCCAGCTTCCACAAGGCCCAGCAGGAGTTCTCGCAAGGAATCTTCACCAACAAGACCTTCCaaagcgccgccgccggcgcggcGTCGTCCGCGGCGCAGGGGGCCTTCCAGGCAAACAACTAG
- the scamp2 gene encoding secretory carrier-associated membrane protein 2 isoform X1, whose protein sequence is MSAFDDNPFAESAGVNPFNDPAVTQVTNSNIEPVDQYNPFPATENLASQTTPASTSSYQPAVLQPSSEPSPQATATAAQANLLRQQEELERKAAELDRREQELQSRGPSGKENNWPPLPKSFPIKPCFYQDFSEEIPTEYQRVCKMMYYLWMFNCVTLFLNMLACLAYFTTASAYGVDFGLSILWLILFAPCSFLCWYRPVYKAFKTDSSFSFFFFFFVFFCQVVIFIIQSVGIPKWGNSGWIAAFSVINSSKAVGAIMIIVAILFTICAVMSVVLLKMVHGMYRRTGASFHKAQQEFSQGIFTNKTFQSAAAGAASSAAQGAFQANN, encoded by the exons ATGTCGGCGTTTGATGACAACCCCTTCGCCGAGTCGGCCGGCGTCAACCCTTTCAAT GACCCGGCGGTCACACAGGTGACAAACTCCAACATCGAGCCTGTTGACCAGTACAACCCTTTCCCTGCCACAG agaatCTGGCTAGTCAGACCACTCcagcctccacctcctcctacCAACCTGCAGTACTGCAGCCATCCTCAGAGCCCAGTCCACAG gcGACCGCCACTGCAGCACAGGCCAACCTGCTGAGGCAGCAGGAGGAGCTGGAGAGGAAAGCTGCCGAGCTGGACCGCAGAGAGCAGGAGCTCCAGAGCCGAGGCCCCTCAG GTAAAGAAAACAACTGGCCTCCGCTCCCCAAGAGTTTCCCTATCAAGCCGTGCTTCTATCAGGACTTTTCAGAGGAGATCCCCACCGAGTACCAGCGAGTGTGCAAGATGATGTACTACCTTTGGATGT TCAACTGCGTGACGCTGTTCCTCAACATGCTGGCGTGTTTGGCCTACTTCACCACGGCGTCTGCCTACGGCGTCGACTTTGGCCTCTCCATCCTCTGGCTCATCCTCTTCGCGCCCTGCTCATTCCTCTGCTGGTACCGGCCCGTCTACAAGGCCTTCAA GACCGACAGCTCcttcagcttcttcttcttcttctttgtcttcttctGCCAAGTGGTCATCTTCATCATCCAGTCGGTGGGCATCCCCAAGTGGGGCAACAG CGGTTGGATCGCCGCCTTTTCCGTCATCAACTCGTCGAAAGCGGTTGGCGCCATCATGATCATCGTGGCCATCCTCTTCACCATCTGCGCCGTCATGTCCGTCGTTCTGCTCAAGATG GTTCACGGCATGTACCGCCGAACTGGCGCCAGCTTCCACAAGGCCCAGCAGGAGTTCTCGCAAGGAATCTTCACCAACAAGACCTTCCaaagcgccgccgccggcgcggcGTCGTCCGCGGCGCAGGGGGCCTTCCAGGCAAACAACTAG